The Sporosarcina sp. Te-1 DNA window GGAAGTTCGGCCACTGAACGTTTCTCGTTTGAAGAATTCATGACAATCGGAACCGATATGCAGCAGGCGATGCTGGCTTCTTTAGAAAATAGTGAGCTTGACGCCATGCTTCCCGTTTTAATTCGAATTGTCAGATCGGTGGACGTTTCACCGATTGTTAAAACGTTCTCCTTAATACTGCTGAAACAGGCAAGATATGAAAAAGAAGTGGAAATTCGGAAGTTCGGCATGGAAATGAATGTGATTCCTGATGAGCTGCCATTGCCGAATGAAGATCGGCTGACAGAGGATGTCCTGCAGCTTGCTGAACGGACGTTAGAGAAAGATCCATCCAAACTAGAGATGGTCAAGTCGATCATAAGGAAATACGGAATTGTCTCTTATCCATTCGGTTGGGGGAACTATTCAGCAGATGAGGTGATGGAAGCGTATAAAATATACATAGAGAGCCTATTGACAGGGCAGCAACTCCCGGATGATGAACTGATCGACTTTATCCGATATGTTGATATGGATTT harbors:
- a CDS encoding tetratricopeptide repeat protein yields the protein MRRKYGRLLKKDNVIVFPGAYEKLVEDGRQAVEQEQFEKAVEAFDQAIRYNPESSEFLGPYAIALYEIKDFSRAKEFSARLLYSGTADYIAAMELYLAISIQLQHYDEVRETIETLFEEQIIPEQMIKKFNYLRELNERLSERYGTQEGSSATERFSFEEFMTIGTDMQQAMLASLENSELDAMLPVLIRIVRSVDVSPIVKTFSLILLKQARYEKEVEIRKFGMEMNVIPDELPLPNEDRLTEDVLQLAERTLEKDPSKLEMVKSIIRKYGIVSYPFGWGNYSADEVMEAYKIYIESLLTGQQLPDDELIDFIRYVDMDFDR